The Halioglobus maricola genome segment GCGCAGAAACGATGACATCGCCCCCGAGTTCCTTGATGGACTGCTCGTGCAAGGCATTGACGCGGCAGCGCCGGGTTGAGAGTACAGTGGCGAGGGTACTGTTCTCGGCGAGCATGACTGTTTTGGCTGGCAATACACTGCGCGGGTTGCCGGTGCCTTCGCTGTAGAAATGTTCGATGCTCTGGTGCAGGGATCCACCCAGAGTGACATTAAGAAGCTGGGCGCCACGACAAATCCCCAGCAGGGGTTTGCCTGCATAGAGGGCGTGGCTGATAAGCTGCTTCTCCAGCGCGTCACGATCCGGGTCGTAGTCGCCGGCGCTGTGCCGTGCGAACAGAATGCGCAGGGGGAACAGTGCGAGGCTGACCAGCCAGTCTTTCCAGCTAAATGCCATCTGGGATTTGGCCGGTGGCTCTTCGCCATAGTGCAGCGGGTCGACGTCGGTGCCGCCGCCAATGATCAGCCCATCCAGCGCACTCTCCTGATACGAGTAGCCCGGCCTGATTCGTCTGGGTGTGCCGCCCGCCCGGAGCACGGCCAGTGCTGTCATCGCCCAGGCGGCATAGCCGCCGCGGTCCGGGCCAGTTATCCCGATGACAGGGCGATCGCTCAAGGTAGAAGCAGTTTTTGGCCGAGGAGGGAGGTGAGAATGGCGATCCAGCGGCTGTTGGGTAGCAGGCTGAAATGTTCGCTGTGTTCTTGCCAGGTATCGATCAGCTCGCTGCGAAGGCTGTCGTCGGCTGCCAGTGTCTCGACCATTACCCAGCGATTCCAGGCGGAGGAGACACTCCAGTCGGGTTCGTTGACCTTGCAGTCCGGCAGGCGGTAATGAAATGCTGGCCGGGCGGATACCAGTTCGCGTTCTTCCGGGCTGAGGTTCTCCAGGACTGTCTTTTCGTCGAGCATGCTCAGTATGGGAAGCATATCCAGGGCGCGATTGCGGGTGGGGTTGTGCTGCATATAGTCCGCCACCAGGCGGTGTGAACTGGGCTGATAGCTGTTATCCAGCGCGAGCTGCACATATTCCGGGGGGAACGGGTCGATATAGCGTGTGAGGTAACGGCGCGTGCGATCCGTCTCCGCCAGTTCCATGATCCAGGCATGCAGCAACAGGAATGACTGGATATAGGCGAGCGTAGTGGGGGCATCAAGCCTGGGGATAGACGCGTTGATGTGCAGGCCGAAGGCGTAAATGATCGACTGCTGAGTGCCCTCGGCGCCCATTTTGTTGAGGGTGTCGACGAGAATATCCAGCTGCTGGATTTCAGTGAGAGGAATGGGTGCCGTGACAACTTCGCAGGGCACCAGGCCGCGACTGGCATTGTCGATATTTGTTTCGAGCTCGTGGCCCAGTGACCCGGGCTCAAATTCAAGGCCCAGGTTCCCGAGCCACTTTCGGTAGCGGCCGGCTTTCAGTATGTTGGCATCGCGCTCAACCTTAAGCCGACCGAGGCTGCTGTCGTGAATGATGGCTTCAAACGGACTGAGGGTTTCCAGGCGGCCGCCCAGCGCTTCGCATAGTGCGCTGCTGGTCTCCGCGATGGGCAGGTTGCCAAATTCAAATTCGAACCCGGCCCGGCGCGGTTCGTCGCTGGAGTCCAGCAATACAGGTGGCATCTGGTACAGCGCTGCCATGGTAACTCTCCGCTAAAAGGGTTTGTCGCCATCGATGGTGATACGTTCCATGCGTCGATGAGCCGGAAAATAGTCGTTGATCGGGCGGTGTTGGGTGCAGCGATTGTCCCACAAGGCGAGGCAATCAGGCCCCCACTGAAAGCGACAGGTGAATTCATCCGTTTTCACATGCTCAAACAGAAAACTCAGCACGGCGTCGCTTTCCTCGCGCCGCAGGCCCTCAATATGCGTGGTGAATAACGAGTTGACGAAAATGGCCTTCTTGCCGGTTTCCGGATGGCTGCGGATCACCGGATGGCGTACCGGTGAGTGTGCTGCGATGGCATCAGCGAGGCGCTCACTGCCGCCGGGCTCGGCCAAACTCTCCTTGAAGCCAAAAGCGAAGTCGTGAACGGCGGAGAGACCCTCGAGAAACTTTTGCATACGCGGTGACAGGGCGTCATACGCCGCCGTCATGCTCGACCATAGCGTGTCCCCACCCTTGGGCGGCAGTATCACCGACTTGAGCATGGTGGCCATGGGAGGATGCTCGCTGTAGGTCATATCGGTGTGCCAGGCCTCGATCTTGGTGGGCGCTTCCGGCTTGCTTTCAAGAATGGTGATTTCGGGAAAGCCTACAACCGTTTCGTAGGCCGGGTGCGCCTGGACAGGGCCAAACGACAGGGCAAGTGCCCTCATATTCTCTGGCGTGATGCCGCTCTCGCGGAAAAATATTACCTGGTACTCATTGAGTAGTTTGCGCACCCGCAGAAAGTCTTCTTCGGTTAGCGTAACGGACAGGTCGATGCCGCGAATCTCGGCGCCCAGGGCGCCAGCCATCGGTTTAATGTCAAGCATGGACGTTTCTTCTCTGATGTTCTTTGATGATTTTACACCGCTCGCCGGGTGTAGCGAAAGCATCAGTTAGACATCGGTAACGACACAGTAACGCGCAAGCCGCTGCCAGTATTTTCTGCGCGGATAGTGCCGCCGTGCAGCTCGATCGCCCTGCGAGCAATGGACAGGCCAAGGCCGTGGCCACCGTCCTCGCGGCTGCGCGCTGTGTCAACCCGATAGAATTCATCGAAGATGCGATTCAGTTCGGTTTCTGGCAGGCCTGGGCCGCGGTCTTCGATTTCAATGCGATACTGGTGGTCTATGCGCAGGATACCGGCGGTGACCACTGATCCCGGTGCCGTGTGTCGCAGACCGTTGCGCAGGATATTTTCAAAGCAGCGGTGTAGCAGATCGCCCGTGCTGGCCACCACAGCCTGTTCCAGCCCGGTGTCCAGTCTCGCTGTGGTGCCCTCTGCCTTGCCTTCAAAACTGGCGTCCTGGCACAAATTCTTCAGCAGCCCCACAAGATCAATATGTGAATCCAACTCGCGTTGTTCCTGGTGGGCGCTGAGTAGCTGTTGAATGAGCTCTTCGAGTCGTTCTGTTTCGCGTTCCATGCGCTCGAGATAACGGGCGCCTTGATCAGGCGCGTCCTGGGCCAGGGCTAGCGCTACTCGCAGTCGGGCCAGCGGGGAGCGGAGTTCATGTGAGATATCGCTCAGCAGCTGGCGCTGGGCTTCCATGCGTGCCTGCAGCTGCCCGGCCATGCTGTTGAAGTCCCTGGCCAGCTGATCGGTTTCGTCGCCGCCTTTGTCGCGCACATCCAGGCGCGCTTCGAGGTCGCCGCCGGCTATTCGATTTGCTGCCTGCTGCAGCTGGGCAAGACGGCGGGTCATGAACCTGGACAGGCCGTAGCAGACCAGCCCGCTGACCAGCAGGGCGAGGAGTATTCTGAGCCAGAGGTGTTCGATGAGCGCATTGATGAAACCGCGGCGGTCCGCCTGGAATTCCAGTACCACACGCAGATTGCCCTGCTGGCTGTCGCGCACCCGGTGTGCGAAATAGCGTTTATCGCCCTGGCGTAAATAAGCGCGGCCCCGGCGATGGCTCAGGCGATCAGCCACTTCTGCGACCGCCGGTGGCACGGCCTTGCCAAGAATTTCGCCTTCGCCGCGTTTGAGCAGGTAGACCTGGAGATTGTGTTCGCTCTCGAGAGTGGCAACGAATTCGGCGACTTCCTCCGGTGACTGATGTTGTATCTGGTACAGGAGATTGAGTACGAAGCGGGGAGGAGGGCGTCGATCGCCGTCGCTATCGGGATGTTCCTGCCGGGGTTGATCGTCAAAATACTGATTGACCAACATTGAGCTGCCCACAATGGCAATTGTCGCCAGCCAGAAGCCGAGGAATATTTTCAGGAATATACCGCTACGCATATCAGTTGCCTGTAGGACTTACAAACTGATAGCCGGCGCCGCGCACGCTGAGAATGAGTTTGTCGCCACCAGCCTCCGCGAGTTTTTTGCGAATTTTACTCACATGTACATCGACGCTGCGGTCGTAGGCGGAGAGCGGCCGGCCCAGCCCCTCTTCACTGAGCGTGTCTTTGGAGACCACGTCGCCGGCATGCGCAATCAGCACGGCCAGTAGATTGAATTCGGCGCTGGTGAGCTGGAGCGGCGTGCCTGCGTATTCGGCGCTGCGGTTGCCGCGGTCTAGTATGGTGTCGCCCACGCTTGTCTGGGCGCTGGTTTGCGTGCCGAGGCTGTCCGCACGGCGCAGAATGGCTCGGAGCCGTGCTGCAAGTTCGCGGGGATTGCAGGGCTTGGGCAGGTAGTCATCTGCACCCAATTCCAAGCCGATAATACGGTCCGTGTCCTCGCCCCGCGCGGTGAGCATCAGGATGGGAGTTGCGCTGCGCTCCCGCAGTTTGCGTAAAACGTCCAGGCCTTGCATTCCCGGCAGCATGATATCCAGTATCAGGGCGCTGTAGCTGTGTTTTTGCAGATGTTCAACTGCCTCGGCGCCATCGTGCACTGCAGCTACTGCAAAGCCTTGCGTGCCGAGGTATTCTGCTAGCAGTGCGCACAGCTCCTGATCGTCATCAATAATGAGAATAGGGGTTTCCATGACGGTAAGTGTGGGGAAATGCTTACACTTTGTCACCCGTGTTTAACAATTCTTAACTCGTTGACGGCAGAGCTTTACGAGGGCTTTGAGTAGAGTTATATCCATGGCGCAACGGTGTGCCGGACCAGAAAACCAGGAGACTGAAATGAAAAACACATTATTGAAAGCAATTCCCGCAGTAGCACTCAGTGGCATGCTCATGGCGACTACCGGTTGGGCGATGGGCCACGGTAAAGGGCACGATTCTGAAAAAATGATCGAGCGTATGGCGGACAAACTGGAGTTGACCGATTCGCAGCGCACCCAGGTTGAGGCAGTGTTTGCCGAAGACAGGGCGCAGATGGAGGCAGACCGAGTGCGTATAGAAGAAATACGCGAAGCTTTGAGTGAGCAGCGTAGCAACTTCAACGCCGGCACAGCCCAGGCGCTGTCAGATGAACTTGGCGAAATCACGGCGCGCACAACCTACGAGATGACCAGCAATCGCGCGGCTGTCTATCAGCTGCTAACTGATGAGCAGCGCGCCAAAATGACAGAGATGCAGGCAAAAATGTCTGAGCGCAAGGCCAAAGGTAAGGGGCGCCGAGGAGAGTAGCTCTATTGAGTTCCCTGTATTGGGCAGCCTTCGGGCTGCCCTTTTTTTTCGTGTCTGGATACAACGCCGGGCGTCTGATGGCGGGCCGGAGCAAACAGCTTGCGCGGGTTACGTGGCAGTGACCGGGGCAGAAGTTTCAGGCTCACTATTTCTTACCCAGCTGAGATAGCCCCGGATATTGAGAATCATGAAGACGACATTGCCTACTGCCATTCCAATACTTTCCATCCAGGTAAGACCCAGAAAGATGAAAATCAGATTAGAAAACGCAAACAACAAGAATCCCGACCGTTGTTTGTTTCCCAGCATATAGACCGAAAGCAAGCTGAGAATCATGCCGATCCAATCCACAAAGTAGTACTGATACAGCGAATCCATAAACTCTGGAAATATCCTTATATAGTTTTATTACTTAACAGCTAGCGCTACAGGCGGGTGGATAAATGACGGGAGCCATCATAACAGTCTCTGCCAAAGCACTCGCCAAAAAAAACCCGGCCAGAGCCGGGTTTTTTGCAGTAGCACTAACGCCCTAGAACGCAGCGGTGAACGTAGCACCGAAGTAGGTGTCGCGACGGCTCATGCCGACGAAACTACGCTTGAAGGAATCCGCGCCATCTGCGTAACGCAGTGCCAGTGGTGTGGAGTCCTCTCCGGTGAGGTTCTTGCCCCACAGGCGGACAGCGTACTGGCCGTTGGTGAAGCCAATGCGCGCGCCCACCAGGTTGGTGTCGCCGGTTTCTATCAGGTTGTGCACCTGGGCCCATTTGCTGCTTTCGTAACTGTAGTCGGCGCCTACGCTCCACTCCCAGTCACCTTCGCCGAAGGGGCGACGGTACTCAAAGTCGACATAGGCCTGATGCTCAGCGGTACGCGGAATTTCCTTGCCGTCGATGGAACCGTAAGCGGAAGTACAGTCGTCCTGGTCAGGGAATTCGTTGCCGGTGGAGCAATCAACGAGGCCATTGTCAGCAACGTCGTTGAGGACACCCTGGTTCTGGTCGAAACCGTCGGTAAACTCTGAGTCAGTCCAGGCATAGTTGAAGCGCATGCCCAGGCCTTCGATCGCCTCTGGGAACCAGCTCATCTCAGCTTCGAAGCCAAAGATTTCGGCGTCACCCGCATTGGTCACAGCTGAGGTGGTGTTGGTCAGGTCAGCGGTGCGAACGTTCTGGGTCAGCTGGTAGCCTTCCAGGTCATTGAAGAACAGAGCGAAGTTGGCGGTCAGGCGGCCATCGTCGAAGACGTTCTTGGAACCAATTTCGAAGGACTTAACTTCTTCTTCGTCATAGGACGGTACGCCAGCCTCGATGGCCTCGGTACCATTGAATCCGCCCGGCTTGGTGCCCTCGGCATAGAGTGCATACAGCATGCTGTTGTCAGAAAATTTCCAGTCGAGCGTAATGCGAGGGCTGAAGCTGTCGAAAGTTTCAGATGCGCTGGTAGTGTTCTGCACGGGGCCGCCGAGATCCTGAGCGATCGTGTCCTGGGAGATTTCTTCTTCCTGATAACGACCTTCAAGGGTCAGCGTCATGGTTTCGGTGAAGTCCCAACCCCACATGCCGAACGCTGCCATGTTCTCAATGTCTTCGGATTCCTGGTCGCGAGAAACGACGATGGTGGGGCCGAAGAAGGGAACGATCGATCCACAGATCGGGTTAGCGGCACAGACGCCCTGCATTCGGCCAAACTCGATGCCGTAATTTCTGCCGGCGATGGCAGCGGCATCGTCAGGAAGGTCGCGTATGCTGCGAGAGTCTGTTGTGCCGTCGTAGTAGTAAGCGCCGATCAGTGCACGCGTGTTATCGCCCTCGAATGAGAAGCGCAATTCCTGCGACCAGTCTTCACTCTCGCTTTCGCTGGCGAAGGTGAAGTCTACGATGGATCCAACGTAGGCGTAGTCAAATGGCGGTACCGGGAAGCCAGCGTAGGGGAAGCCGTTGGGTGTGAAGTTGGCCACCTGGAAGGAGGTCGGGCTGTAGTCTGCCTCGCTGATTTGTGTGTAGTCTCTTTCGTTGTAGCCTGTGATCGAGGTCAGGGTCCAATTGTCACCGATGTTCCAGTCAATGTTCAGGCTCACCTGTAGCGTTTCGACGCTGTCCTGTGCATCGGGCGCTTGTACGGTCCAGTCGGAGTCAACGTCGCGGGGCTTCAGAGTGCCGCAGTAGTAGCGGCCCAGGCCCTGGTAGAGCGAACCGTTGTCTTCATAGCAGTTATTCTCGGAAGCGGGCTGTGAGAACAGCGCCGGCTGGCCGTCTTCAAGTTCTGCCCAGGCGGCACGTGTGCGGATGCGAAGGTCATCGCTGGGGTTCCACTCGAGTAGTGCCGCGATGTTCTGGGACTCCTGTTCGCCAATGTCGTCGCCATCAAACTGATTCTCGAACACACCGTCACGCTCGTAGTAGCGGCCGGAGATGCTGCCGCCGAGGGTATCGGTGATGGGGCCACGGATCGCGCCCGATACGTCGTACTGACCGTCTTCAGCAAGCTCTATTTTGATGTCCGAGGAAAATTCGTCGCCCGGGGACTTGGTGATCATATTGATCGCACCTGAATAGGTGTTCCGGCCGTATAGCGCGCTCTGGGGGCCTTTAATCACTTCCACCCGTTCAACATCATTCAGGTCGTAACCCGCCAGCGAGCCATTGATGTAGACGCCGTCGATAAAGTAGGAAACACCGGACTCACCGAGGATGGTGCCCTGGCCGCGAATGACAGGGCGATCAGAGACGCGACTGAATTCGTTGTCGAACACCAGGCCCGCGGTGATTTTTGAGATGTCTGACAGGTCTTTGATCGCCAGTTCATCGATAGTGTTGGAGCTGATAGCAGACAGGGCGATGGGCACGTCCTGAGCGCTTTCCGAGATCTTGCGCGCGGTGACGACCACTTCTTCCAGCTCAAAGCTGCTCTGTGCGAGGGCGGGGGCGCCCTGTAGAGTTGCCGCAGCAGCGGTTGAGATGATCGCCGCGCGAACTGCCTGGCGGCAGAGATTGGGTTTGCTGATCATTGTGATATCCCTGTATGTCGGTGCGAAGTTAAAGCTTTTTGTGTTTTATATGTTATATAAATATAACATTAGGTTTTACTCGATTAGACCACAGGGAAAACCGGCGTGCAAGAGGCTAAGTCGTTGTCAGCATTGACATTTATCAATGGATGCCAGAGGTAAGTAGAGTGATTGAAGGTTTCTCAGAGAGCGTTGTGATTGTTCGCGATGCCCGGAGCGCGGCGGACAACTGGTTACAGTTGAGCGGCTGGGCAGAAAGGCATCAAGGCGCAGTGCCAGGGTCTTTGCTGCGGGCCTGGGGTTTAGCAGATACGTGCGCAGGCCGTGAAGTCGTATTGCAGCAGCAAGATGCTGTTGCGGGCAGGCTGCGCCTGATTGAACTGGCAGGCTGCGAGCAAGAGGACATACGCCCCAATCCTCAAACATGGGATTGCGGTGCCCTGCTGGACCTCAATGTGCGGGTGGCGGATATGGGCCAACGTCAGCGCGAGTTCCGCGCGGCCAACTGGCGCGGCCCCAGCGACCCGGTTGCCTGGCGATTCGGCGAAGTGAAAGTGAGTGAGTGGCTGGCTATGGGCGAGGATGGCCTGGCCGTTGCGCTAATAGAGCGTCTGTCGCCGCCGCTACCGGATGATCAGTTGCCCGATAGTGTCGGGCCGGTATTCAATTCCAGCCAGGTGGTTGCCGATATGGCAGTATCGCTGGCGTTTTATGAGCAGGTGCTGGGCTTCGACAAGTTTCTCCATATTCGTCAACCACTGCTGGATGCGCCCGGGGAAAACCCGCTGGGCATTCCCCACAATCTGGTGAGCGAGCTGGATGTAGAGATAGCCATCCTTTCGCCCGGCGGCAGTATGGATGGCTCTGTAGAATTGATTAAGATGCACGGTCTGGAGGGGCGGCAGTTCGCCGCGCGCTCAAGGCCGCCAAATCTGGGACTGCTGGGGCTGCGTTTTCCGGTGCAGGATGCCGCCGCACTGGCTCAGCGGCTGGCGGGCGAGGGTGTAGAGATTCCCTTCGCCCCGACAACATTGGCCTTTGCGCCGTACGGCAGTGTGCTGATGTTTGCGGCACGTGCGCCTGAGGGCGCCTGGCTGGAGTTCTACCAGTTGCTGTAACTCAATTGAGTTTGTCTACCAGCAGTTGATTGAGTTCGATGACGAAGCCGTCCGGGTCGCGAATGACGCTGACCATCACCGGAATAACACCTTTGCCGTCATACGATGGATATTCGACCCGGGTGGGTTCGGAAATGACTTCTACCCCGGGCGTTGCTACAACGCTGTCCCAGCGCTGGTCCAGATCTTTTACATTGAACACCAACACGATCGTTCCGGGCTCGAAGGCGGTTTCGCTGCTGGCGAGGGGCTGTTCCTTGCGCGGTTTGCGATACTCGAGCAGGCCGAGCACGCCGATGAAATCGTCATTGGCCTGCAGGAATGTCAGCCGTCGCGAAATGTCGGAGGTCTCATCGGTCTTGGCGTCGCGCGGATTGCGGATCATCTTGTCGTAGCTGATGGTCATGCCCAGCGCTTCGTTGTAGAGGGCCAGTGAACGGTCGATGTCGCGCACCACCAGTGTGGTGCGGCGCAGGTCAAGAGACAAGCGCTCATCTTCAGGCACAGGGGCAGCGTGGGCGATGTTGTTGCCGATAGCGAGTAACAGGCCCAGGGTGAAGGCGCGCGTCAGTGTGTTCATTGGTTTACCTTTTTCGGTTTGGCGTTGGATTCGGTGTTCGTTTGGTTGAGCCAGCGGCTTTCTTGATCGAGCAGTTGTTTCATGTCTGCTCTGGTCTGCGGCAATTCTTCGGCGGGGACGTCCAGATGGTTGAGCGGGCTTTCCTGTTGGTACTGCTGAAATACTGGCGCCACGACCTCTACGGGGTAGCGCGGAATGCGACGACCCTGGCGGAATGTGGCGATGGGAACCACCCCTTCGATAATAGCCTCATTGTTGTGACGCGCTTCTGCCAGCACATTGCCATCTGGAGCGACGATAAGTGAGCCGCCGCCCATATGCTCGTAGCCACTACCTTCAGGGAAGGTGATGTTTGACATAGCTGAGTAGACGTTGTGGAAACGCGCAGTGGCTTTCACATCTTCCTCCGAAAACAGCGTGGCGGTGCGGAACATAATTTCGACGCCACGCATTGCGAAAGCGGCAAACACGAAGGGGTCCAGTTGAACGGTGCTCACGGCAAAATTTCCGTACTCGCTCCGGACCACGGGAAACTCTGCCTCGATACCGTACATTTGCCGGTAGCGGTCGCGAACGTTCTCAATGGTCGTGGTAGGTATCTCGCCATCGTTACCCAGGCGTTTTACGTTGCGGGTCTTCCAGAATTTTTCGGCAATCTCACCATCGCGGCCGATTACGGTGTTGATTGACAGGATGTGACCTGGCCATGCACGGTCGCGAGCGTAGCTGCCAAAAATAATGTAGGTGTCACATTTTTTTGCGACCTCGCCTAGCGCTGCGGTTTCGGGGCCGGGCACTTCGATCGTGAACTTGAGCTTTTCGTTGCGCGTGCCGAACGAGTAACCGGTGAGGGGGAACTCGTTGTACAGCAGGAAATCTGGCTTGCGTCCCTCACTGCAGGCCTGCTCAGCCAGCCTGATCATGCGCTGTAAATTGATATCCAGACCCGCGGCGATAGTTTCGGCATCCTGCAGGTTGGTGACACCGTTCTGGATAACCTTGACCACAACCTCGTCTTTTTCCAGCTTGGCGCGCGGGTAGCTGCCGTCTTCGTGGACTAGTACCGGGTCCGCGGAAGCGGTGAAGCAGACGCTGATAGCGCATGGAAAAATAACGTTCCTGAGCAATTTCATCGAGTAGGGCCGCCTGTTCCTATCAATTGTCGACCTTGAGGTCCATGCGGTACTTGAACCGCTCCGGGTGATAAAACACTTTCAGGTAGTCCACCAGGTGTTCCTTGTCGCCGTCTCTTTCGTAGGAGAGACGGACCAGGTTGAGCAGCGGTGCGCCGGGCTGGGTGTCGAGTTGGGCAGCCAGATCAGGCGTGGCCGCCAGCGCAGAAATGGTCTGGCTCACGTGGGTGATGGCGAGTCCATGCTTGCGGAAAATTTCCAGCCTGGGGGCGTTTTCGAAGTCGCGTTTGGTGACAGCTTTTGCCAGGCCCGCGGTCCAGCTGGAGTAGTAGCCGAAAGGCAGGCCGTCCCTGGAGCGGACCCGCACAACATGCAGGGCGGTATCCGCTTCGCCGATATTGAGCGCTTCGCGCACACTCGCTGGCGGCTTCAGGGATTTACATTCCAGTACATGTACATCCGAGTGGCGAGCCATGCTCTCGATTTCCTGGAGCATACCGACAAGGGGTGCCTGCACAGGCTGGGGGCTGTATTCATAGGTGACATGCGTTCCGCGGCCGCGACGTCGCTCTACCAGAGATTCTGCGGCGAGCTCGTCCATGGCGCGCTTAGCGGTGATGCGAGATACACCGAAGGTCTCTGCCAGTTGTTGTTCCGTGGGCATCTGGGCGCCATTGTCGATAGTTCCATTGAGAATCGCGTCTTTCAGTAGCGTATACAGACGGAAGTACAGCGGGGTCGGCGCTTCCTGATTCAGTGCCTGTAACTGACCTTCACTGAAAATGTCTCCGATGTTTTTCATGCACTTACCTTCATTGTGATTGTTGTTGCGCGAGCCATGCTGCGCGAATGTCGCCAGCAGAGGCACACCAGACCCCATCCAGTGAGGTGAGGTATTCCAGGGCCGCTTCGAGTTTGGCGATACGGTGAGGTTGCCCCAGCATCCACGGATGGATGTTCAGCGCGAGGATTCTACCGCCCGCGCTCTGTGCCTCCAGCAGCAGGAAATCGCCAGCGTCGCATACTTGTTCCAGCCACGATTGCTCTGAGTGCAGATTGTTCATGATCACGAAGCGGTCTTCCAATTCGTTCGACAGGGGCATCGCGATGAGTTGGCCCGCGCCCGTGTTAAACGCGTAGGGCATATCATCGTTAACCCAATCGCAGAAGTACTCGATACCATTGGCAGCGAGGATGTCAGGTGTGTTTTCGCTCTCGTTGCGCGCCGGGCTAATCCAGCCCTGAATTGGCTGGCCCGCAAGTTCGCGCAGGCGGTCAAGAGAGCGGGCCACCAGCGTTTCCTCTTCCTCGCGTGACTGACCCCCATAGTGGAGGCTGTCCATGTTCCAGCCGTGGCACATGATCTCGTCGCCACGTTCAACAATTCGCTGCAGCAAATAGGGCGCGCGCTCGGCGAGCTCGGTGTTGAATGCAAAGGTGGGCTTGA includes the following:
- a CDS encoding nitrilase-related carbon-nitrogen hydrolase, which gives rise to MKLLRNVIFPCAISVCFTASADPVLVHEDGSYPRAKLEKDEVVVKVIQNGVTNLQDAETIAAGLDINLQRMIRLAEQACSEGRKPDFLLYNEFPLTGYSFGTRNEKLKFTIEVPGPETAALGEVAKKCDTYIIFGSYARDRAWPGHILSINTVIGRDGEIAEKFWKTRNVKRLGNDGEIPTTTIENVRDRYRQMYGIEAEFPVVRSEYGNFAVSTVQLDPFVFAAFAMRGVEIMFRTATLFSEEDVKATARFHNVYSAMSNITFPEGSGYEHMGGGSLIVAPDGNVLAEARHNNEAIIEGVVPIATFRQGRRIPRYPVEVVAPVFQQYQQESPLNHLDVPAEELPQTRADMKQLLDQESRWLNQTNTESNAKPKKVNQ
- a CDS encoding VOC family protein, giving the protein MNTLTRAFTLGLLLAIGNNIAHAAPVPEDERLSLDLRRTTLVVRDIDRSLALYNEALGMTISYDKMIRNPRDAKTDETSDISRRLTFLQANDDFIGVLGLLEYRKPRKEQPLASSETAFEPGTIVLVFNVKDLDQRWDSVVATPGVEVISEPTRVEYPSYDGKGVIPVMVSVIRDPDGFVIELNQLLVDKLN
- a CDS encoding GntR family transcriptional regulator; this translates as MKNIGDIFSEGQLQALNQEAPTPLYFRLYTLLKDAILNGTIDNGAQMPTEQQLAETFGVSRITAKRAMDELAAESLVERRRGRGTHVTYEYSPQPVQAPLVGMLQEIESMARHSDVHVLECKSLKPPASVREALNIGEADTALHVVRVRSRDGLPFGYYSSWTAGLAKAVTKRDFENAPRLEIFRKHGLAITHVSQTISALAATPDLAAQLDTQPGAPLLNLVRLSYERDGDKEHLVDYLKVFYHPERFKYRMDLKVDN
- a CDS encoding polysaccharide deacetylase family protein; translation: MALDGSHLEYPHRSYGMDHERYDWSMLSKRKPVTWPGDSKLALWINVGMQFYPLNQQGKPFAVPGGMTMPYPDLRHFSLRDYGNRVGIYRFLQAFDRYGVKPTFAFNTELAERAPYLLQRIVERGDEIMCHGWNMDSLHYGGQSREEEETLVARSLDRLRELAGQPIQGWISPARNESENTPDILAANGIEYFCDWVNDDMPYAFNTGAGQLIAMPLSNELEDRFVIMNNLHSEQSWLEQVCDAGDFLLLEAQSAGGRILALNIHPWMLGQPHRIAKLEAALEYLTSLDGVWCASAGDIRAAWLAQQQSQ